In the Candidatus Zymogenaceae bacterium genome, ACGGAAGGATTCGTTCGCCCGGGTGACGTCCTCGCAGGCGCATAGAATATGTATACATAATCGGCTCCTCGTTTTCGGATAGTCGAGAAAATCACCGGACAGTATAGCATATCGGCGTACCGTGGGGCGGGAAAAGACGATCCCGCTCGTTTTAAAGAGCGTCGTCCGGTCCAGCCGTCACGATTATTTTTATCTTTCACAGTCATTTTCGCATGGGCCGGTGAAACGAATGTTTGAAATAAATATTGTTTTATGTTACAGTCAATCAATGTTTGTGGTTTTCTCCGTCATGTTTATTCACATTTTATCTTTTTTAAGTATCACCTGTTTTTGAGCTAAGGTGGCGGTATGGCCCACGAACGGCTTTCCGTTCTTTTTATTACAGACATTCCCGAAGATATCGAACATATCCAAAAGGCATGCTCGGAAATCCCGGGTACACCTCTTTTGCTTCAAACCTCCCCCACCTGTACCGAGGGGATTGAGCGGCTTTTAGAGGGGCGCTTTGACGCGGTGATTCTGAACGGCGGATCCCCCGGGGAAGACCGCCTCGATGATCTTCGGGACCTGGTATCAAAATTCCCGCACATTCCGATGGTCTATTACGGGTCTGACGACCGGGAAGACCACGCCCTGGCGGCCTTGGATCACGGCGCCGTCGATTACCTCTTGAAACGAAACGTAAACCGCCACACCCTCATGCGTGCGATTCGGTACACGATTGGGTTGACCGGGGGGCGGGAGCGTATCAGCATGTTTCGTTTCGAAGCGATTCTGGAAAACGCCCCGCTCGGCATCGTGTGTGTCGACATGGACGGTGTGATCGTGTATCAAAACCGTGCCTCCCGGGCCATCGCCATCGACGAGACATCTGAAAACCTTCCCGATTCCGCCGTAGGGACAAACATCTTTTCACTCCCCGGCGTGACACGGGACGAACAGGGGAAACACACCCTGAAAGCCTTATTGAACGGAACGCCTTTTTCCCCGCGTGTCGTGTCGTACCTTTCCACCACTGATATGACCATCATGATGGAGGTCTCAGGGAAACCCCTCTTTAGTAAGGCGGGATCGCAAATTGGCGCGGTTATCATGATCGCCAATGTGACCGATCGGGCGGCCGTGGAAGCGGCCCTTCGGGAAAGCGAGTTGAAATACAAGGTCATTGCCGACAGTGTGCCGGTGGGGATATTTATCCATGTGGACGGTTTCATTCGGTATGCGGGGACCGAGGCAATGCGGATGCTGGGGTATGACGAAGAGGAGGATATCGTCGGCAGGTTTATACTCGATTACGTACACGAGGATGACCGACAGATCGTTATGGAGAGCTCACAGGCCAGGGCTCGGGGCGAAGATCCTCCGGTGGGCTACGAGGTCCGCATGATCAGACAGGACGGTACGCTGTGTCCGGTTTTAATCTATGCGAGCCGCGTTTCCTATATGGGAGAGGATGCGATCCAGGGAGTATTTATCGATATCAGTGAAAAACAGGGTCTGGAGGAGGATCGAAGGCGGTATCTTGAAAGACTCATGGATTCGGAGGAGCGATACAGAACCCTGGTGGAAACATCCACCGAAAGCATTGTCGTCGTCCAGGAGAAGAGGATAGTTTTCTTCAACAGCCGATTCAGAGATAATCTGGGATATTCCGATGACGATCTTCTGGGGGCTGATTTCGGCGTATTCATTCACCCCGATGAACTGGAAACGGTAACCTCCCATTACCACCGTAAGATTGAGGGTGGAGAGGCGCCGACACATTATGAATTTCGGTGCGTGAAAAAAAACGATGAGGTGGTAATAGCCGAGGTCAGCCTCTCATCGATCGAATGGGAGAACAAACCCGCGGCCCTCTGTTTTCTCCGGGATGTGACTGAACGACACGAGGCCCAAAAACTCCTGCAGGAATCGGAAGAGCGTTACCGGGAACTGGTTGAGAATATCGATGATTTCGTCTACATCATGAGCGGCACAGGGGATACGATCTTCGTCAACAAAGCCCTTGAAAAGATGCTCGGCTACACCTGGGATGATTTTATCAGGATCAACTATCGGGACATTATGACTCCCGAGTCACTGCAGATTGCTGAGGAGATGTTCAAGAGGCAGCTTGTCGGTGAAGATGTGGGGACTGTTGAATACCGATTTCGTCATAAAAACGGCAACGTCAGAGTGGTTGAGGTCAGGGAGCGGTTTGTCTGGAAAGACGGGCGAGTGGTGGAGGTTCACGGCATCGGTCGTGACATTACCGAACGGAAAAAGAGCGAGGAGGCTCTGAGGGAGTCGGAAGAGAAATATAGAAACGTCGTTGAGCGGGCCAATGACGGCATTCTCATCATCCGGGATACTCTTCTGAATTACGCAAATCCAAGCATGTCGAGAATAATCGGGTATTCCACGGAAGAGCTTCTGGACACCCCCTTCGCGGACTACGTTCACCCCGATGATATCGCATTGACAAGTGACCGCTACCATCGCCGAATGCAGGGCGAAGACGTGCCGGTATTTTATGAAATATCACTCGTCACAAAGGACGGCAGGACCGTGCATGTTGAGGTTAACGGCGGCCTGATACAATACCAGGGCGCTGCGGCCGACCTGGTCTTCGTTCGGGACATCACCGAGCGTGTCAAGGCCGAAGAGGCCCTCAGGGAGTCGGAGGAGAAGCTCAGGAATATTTTCGAATCCTCCCAGGAGGTTATTTTTGTCACCGGTCTCGATGGTTCGATCTCGACCATAAATCCCGCCGGCGAGCGCCTGCTCGGTTATTCCCGGGAGGAACTGCTCACAATGAATTCCCTCGATTTCTATGCCGAGGCGGCAAAAAGAGAGAAGGCTATTGAGCTGATGAGTCGCTACGGGTACGTCAAGGATTTTGAAATTCGGATTGTCACTCATGGCGATACACTGCTGGAGTGTTTGCTTAACGCCACCGCAATCAGGAACCGCGAGGGGAAGGTCGTCGCCTTTCAGGGAAGCCTGCGGGATATTACCGAGAGAAAACTACTGGAGCTGCAGCTCATCAATTCCCAGAGGATGGAAGCGGTGGGGCAGTTGGCTGGGGGCATGGCCCACAATTTCAATAATCTTTTGGCGGGGATCATGGGGTATGCTGAATTCCTGCTTTCGAAAAAAAGCGAGGATGATCCGGACTTCAAGGCGTTGAGCACCATTCACGAAGGGACACTGCGGGCGTCTGAGCTGACCAGACAGCTTCTGGACATCGCCCGGGGCGGTGATTTTATCCGAAAACCCCTCAGCCTTAATAATGTGGTGGACCGGGTGATGCCGCTTGTGTCCGGGACGTTTCAAAGGTCGATAGTCGTTGATATTCATCTGGAGGATGACATTGCACTGATCGAGGGTGATCCGGGACAGCTTGAGCAATGCCTTTTGAATTTATGCATCAACGCCCGGGACGCCATGCCCGACGGCGGAACGCTGACCATCGAAACCAGGGAGAATTATCTGGACGAGGAATTCTGTCGGAGGCATCTTGACGCCCATGAGGGGAATTACGTGATCCTGACGGTGTCGGATACGGGTGTCGGCATGAGCCGGGACATCCAGGAGCATGTATTCGAGCCTTTTTTCAGCACGAAGGAAGAAAAGGGCGGCACCGGTATGGGGCTTGCCACGGTATACAGCACCGTCAGACATCATGGCGGAATCATCACCTTCTATTCGGAAAGGAACCAGGGGACGACCTTTCGTCTCTATTTCCCCGTCATCGAGGGGACCAGTGTGGAAGTGGCAAAGCATGTGGACGTACCCGATCAGACGGGACACGAAACAATACTCCTGGTGGATGACGAAGCGATGGTGCTTGAGGTGTGGAGCGATTACCTGCTGGAAAAGGGGTATGAAGTATATGTCGCAAAAGAGGGTGTGGGCGCCGTTGATATCTTTCGGCGGAAGAGCTCGACCATTGATCTGGTTATCCTCGATTACGTGCTTCCGGGAATCAGCGCTCACGAGGTACTCAAGCAGCTTCGAGCCGTTAATCCGGACGTCACGGTGGTGATAACATCCGGATACAGTGAAAACGGACAGGCCGGGGATATCCTTGCCGAGGACGTAGACGGATTCATACAGAAACCGACTCCCCTGACGGTCATGCATCGGAAAATCCGGGAGCTTATGGCCTGGAAAAAACAGACCGGGGGCTCCGAATAATCTCTCCCGGGGCCGTCCCGTGATCAATCTCATTAAAACACAATAACACAGGGAGGATGTCGTAACACCATGAGAAAAGCTTCGCATTTTTCCCATTCGGCCTCAATCGTCACGGGAGCGGCGTCAGGAATCGGCAGGGAACTCGCCCGCCGACTGGCGATTCTCGGCGCCCGGGTGTATGCTGTGGATATCGACGAGAAGGGGCTTTTGGACACGAAAGAGCGGCTCGGGCGGGACGGTGTTTCGATGGAAATCCACCGTCTGGACGTAACGGACGGCAATGCGGTACGGGAACTGTTTGAGCGGATCGCGGGTGAACGGGGTAGGATCGATTATGTCTTCAACAACGCCGGGATCGCCATCGTCGCCGAAACCCAGGATATGACCGGAGATTTGTGGAGAAGGATCGTCGAGGTCAACCTAATGGGGGTGATTCACGGCGCCACGACGGCGTATCGCATGATGGTGAAACAGGGATTCGGGCACATCATAAACACCGCCTCTCTGGCGGGCCTGGTGCCCGTCAGTTCGGAAACCGCGTATACCACGACAAAATTTGGGGTAGTGGGGCTTTCCCTGTCTCTGCGGGGTGAGGGGCGGGTCCTGGGGGTGAAGGTAAGTGTGGTGTGCCCAGGATTCGTCAGGACGGAGATCATGCAGCGTGTGGAGGTGGTGGGGGCAACCCGGGAGAAATACATGCAACAGATGCCGCCGATGATGGACGTGGAAAAGGCCGTCGACGTCATCCTTCGGGGTGTCAGAAAGAACCGGGGGATCATCCCGGTGGGTCTGGATGCCTGGTCTCTCTGGCTGGGCTATCGAATCTGGCCAGGCCTGATGACCCCCATAAACAATAAGATCATCCGCGTTCTGCGGAACGCAAAGGAGAATGCGTCGGAGGATCGCTGAGGCCGGCTGTACATGCGGAGGGGAAGGGGAGAGGGGGGCGAGAGTTTCGCACTCAGACAGGAGGGGACCGCTCTGTCGATGAAGGCGCCCAAGACACCACAGTCCAGGCGCCTTTTCAGCGTGCTGCCGTGTGCGTTGGGGGCCGGGGGGGGGAGCCGGCCGTGCGATGTTCCCTAAGAAAACACAACAGGCAACCGAATAATCCGCCTGTAACGAAACTGCGGCGGAATACGTGCCGGAGGAGTTTCGAACACCGACATAATCGTCTTTTTGCACGCGGTTGTGCGCCCCGGGCGGTTGCGGGGCGGATCGACGGAAGAGTAAGGCGTCGGCCGCAAACGGCAGCGGGCGACGGCATACAAAAGGGCTTGTACGGCGTTTTCGGCTGTGCTATGAATAGAGAAGATATCCCGGATGTACAGGTCGTGTCGTCCGGATGGAGGAAAACGGATGGGACGTGATCTCAAAGCGGAAAATCTGTCGGTCTCGGTGCCGAATCGGGGATGTGACAAGAACTGCCCCTACTGCATTAGCCGCATGACCGGCTATGTGAAAAACGATTACTCCCGGATGGTGAGGAATACTGAAAAGATAAAGAACGTCGCCCGGGCCGCGGAGGTGACCTCGGTGCTGTTTACCGGGAAGGGTGAGCCGGTTCTGGCGTGGGAGGAGCTTATGGCTCTGGGAAGGGAATTCGCCGGGTGGCCGCTGGAGCTGCAGACAAACGGCATAATCCTTGCGGGGGATGACGGCTCCATGATCGCCTCGTTGTATGCCGCCGGTTTCGACGTTATTGCCGTCTCCATGGACAGCGATCATCAGTTTAGTGAGTATGCGCCGCTGTTTTCCCGGATTGTCGATGCGGGCATGACCCTTCGCATCACCGTCAATATCACGGATATTCTCACGCCCCGCTCTTTCCCGGAGCTTCTCGCATACTGTCGAGAGCACGCCGTACACCAGTTGACACTCAGGAAGATCGTAGTCCCGGAAAATCCCGGGGACGAAAAGACGGCCCGCTGGATTGAGGAGCACGGCACGCCGAACGTATACGACGACCTGATGCATCAGGGGATCGCCCTGGCAAAAAATCAGGGGAAGCTCATCAGGAGCCTGGCCCACGGTGTTTTCGTATACGATATCGACGGGGTGTCGTTTTCCTACAGCGACTACTGCATTCAGGAGCGAAACGAGGGAGACAATATCAGGTCTCTGGTGTTTTTGGAAGACGGACACCTCTATACGTCATGGAATTCCCGGGCGTCGATACTGTTCTGACATCGGATGTCCGCAACGGAAACGGGGCTCGCGTTCACCTGTTTTTTGGAGACTCACTATGCCAACCGATGCCATCAGCAATACAACCGTGGTGGGGGCGGGATTCATGGGGTGTCAGATTGCGTCCCAGGCCGCCGTTTTCGGAGATACCGTGCGGATTTTCGACGTAGCACAGGATGTGCTTGCAAACGCCCGAAACCTCGTGAAGTTTTATGTGGAGGGATATTTTCAGGAAAGCGGCGGCGATCCGAATGATGCGCTTTTGCGGATCGATTTTTGTGACGATATCGTTCGGGCGGTGAAAGATGCGGACCTGGTTATCGAGGCGGTGACCGAAGACCTCGCCGTGAAGAAAAAGGTATTCTCCCTGATCGACAAGCACGCTCCCGGCCATGCCGTCATCGCCACGAACAGCTCATCTTTGCCGGTTTCCAGGATAGAGGATGCGATATCCCGAAAGGATAAGGTCGTCAACATCCATTTCGCCTCTCCCATCCCCCAGCGCAATTATACGGAGATCATGCGGGGGACGAAGACCACGGATGAGACGGTGAATAAGGTCGAGGCGTGGTCCCGGAGCATCAACTGCCTTCCTTTGATTGCCCTGAAGGAATCGATGGGCTTTGTCGTCAACCGTGTCTGGCATGCGGCCAGGAAGGACGCCCTGGCCGCGTGGGCGGGGGGCTATGTCGACTACAAAGATATCGACCGGGGATGGATGAAGCTGACCGGCATGCCCGCCGGCCCTTTCGGGGCCATGGACTATATCGGCATCGATGTGGTTCTCGGCATCGAGCGGGCCTATTACGAGGAGATGGGTTTGGCTGAGGATGAGCAGATCAAAAGGCTCGCTGAAATGGTCGACCGGGGTGAGCTTGGTATGAAGTCCGGCAGGGGGTTTTATACCTGGCCGGAGCCGGAATTTTCGCGGGCCGAGTTCCTGGATCCGAAGGTAAAGTAATCGGGGAATTGCAGCGGAACGCTATTCTGTTGCGGTTTCGCTTCTGGTGTGATATGTGAAAGGTGTATTCGTCCACTCATGACTTGAAAGGAGATTATCATGGGCGAAAAAATCAAAACAATCGCGATGATTGGTGCAGGATTTATGGGCACGCAGATCGCCTCCCGGGCGGCGGTACATGGCTACCCCGTTCGCATGTTCGACGTCAGTAAGGACGTCCTGAATGCCGCCGTGGAGGGAGTGAAGAACTACAACAACATGCACTTTCAATCGAACGAGGGTGATCCCGAAAAGGCGAACGCGCTGATCACCTTTCATGAAGACCTGGCCGACGCATTGAAGGGGGCGGACTTGGTTATCGAGGCGGTCCCCGAAGAGCTTGAGCTGAAAAAAAAGGTCTTCGCCCAGTTGGACGAACTGGCCGAACCGCACACCATCCTTGCCACGAACAGCTCCTCGATTCCGATCACCAAGATCGAGGGGGCGGTGAAGCGCATGGACAAGGTGATGAACGTGCACTTTTACATTCCGATTCCCAGAACCTATGCCGTTGATCTGATGCGGGGGACGAAGACCTCCGACGAGACCTTCAACAAGGTCGAGGCGTGGGTGCGGGATATCAACTGTATGCCCCTGATCGTCAAGAAGGAATGCATGGGCTTTGTCCTCAATCGCCTCTGGCGGGCCATCAAAAAGGATGCTCTGAAGATATGGGCCGGAGGTCATGCCGACATTGAATCAGTGGATCGGGGCTGGATGATCTTTACCGGGATGCCCCTGGGGCCTTTCGGCGCGATGGATTACGTGGGATTGGATGTGGTCTACGACATCGAGATGTCCTATTACAACAACAGTAAGGACGAGGACGACAAGCCCCCCCAGGCTCTCAAGGACATGGTGGATCGGGGCGAACTGGGAGTCAAGACCGGCAAGGGATTCTACGACTGGTCCAACCCGCCGTTTTTCTCTCCCGATTTTCTCGATCCGAAAAAGAAGTAACGTATCATATACCAACCATCCGGGGGGCGCGGTGAATCCGCCCCCCGTTTTTTTCTGAACGACCTTCGGGGGCGTCTCCCTCATGGGATCCTGGGAACTTTTTTCCATACCGACCCTTCTCTTTCTTGCCGC is a window encoding:
- a CDS encoding PAS domain S-box protein produces the protein MAHERLSVLFITDIPEDIEHIQKACSEIPGTPLLLQTSPTCTEGIERLLEGRFDAVILNGGSPGEDRLDDLRDLVSKFPHIPMVYYGSDDREDHALAALDHGAVDYLLKRNVNRHTLMRAIRYTIGLTGGRERISMFRFEAILENAPLGIVCVDMDGVIVYQNRASRAIAIDETSENLPDSAVGTNIFSLPGVTRDEQGKHTLKALLNGTPFSPRVVSYLSTTDMTIMMEVSGKPLFSKAGSQIGAVIMIANVTDRAAVEAALRESELKYKVIADSVPVGIFIHVDGFIRYAGTEAMRMLGYDEEEDIVGRFILDYVHEDDRQIVMESSQARARGEDPPVGYEVRMIRQDGTLCPVLIYASRVSYMGEDAIQGVFIDISEKQGLEEDRRRYLERLMDSEERYRTLVETSTESIVVVQEKRIVFFNSRFRDNLGYSDDDLLGADFGVFIHPDELETVTSHYHRKIEGGEAPTHYEFRCVKKNDEVVIAEVSLSSIEWENKPAALCFLRDVTERHEAQKLLQESEERYRELVENIDDFVYIMSGTGDTIFVNKALEKMLGYTWDDFIRINYRDIMTPESLQIAEEMFKRQLVGEDVGTVEYRFRHKNGNVRVVEVRERFVWKDGRVVEVHGIGRDITERKKSEEALRESEEKYRNVVERANDGILIIRDTLLNYANPSMSRIIGYSTEELLDTPFADYVHPDDIALTSDRYHRRMQGEDVPVFYEISLVTKDGRTVHVEVNGGLIQYQGAAADLVFVRDITERVKAEEALRESEEKLRNIFESSQEVIFVTGLDGSISTINPAGERLLGYSREELLTMNSLDFYAEAAKREKAIELMSRYGYVKDFEIRIVTHGDTLLECLLNATAIRNREGKVVAFQGSLRDITERKLLELQLINSQRMEAVGQLAGGMAHNFNNLLAGIMGYAEFLLSKKSEDDPDFKALSTIHEGTLRASELTRQLLDIARGGDFIRKPLSLNNVVDRVMPLVSGTFQRSIVVDIHLEDDIALIEGDPGQLEQCLLNLCINARDAMPDGGTLTIETRENYLDEEFCRRHLDAHEGNYVILTVSDTGVGMSRDIQEHVFEPFFSTKEEKGGTGMGLATVYSTVRHHGGIITFYSERNQGTTFRLYFPVIEGTSVEVAKHVDVPDQTGHETILLVDDEAMVLEVWSDYLLEKGYEVYVAKEGVGAVDIFRRKSSTIDLVILDYVLPGISAHEVLKQLRAVNPDVTVVITSGYSENGQAGDILAEDVDGFIQKPTPLTVMHRKIRELMAWKKQTGGSE
- a CDS encoding 3-hydroxyacyl-CoA dehydrogenase family protein, with the translated sequence MGEKIKTIAMIGAGFMGTQIASRAAVHGYPVRMFDVSKDVLNAAVEGVKNYNNMHFQSNEGDPEKANALITFHEDLADALKGADLVIEAVPEELELKKKVFAQLDELAEPHTILATNSSSIPITKIEGAVKRMDKVMNVHFYIPIPRTYAVDLMRGTKTSDETFNKVEAWVRDINCMPLIVKKECMGFVLNRLWRAIKKDALKIWAGGHADIESVDRGWMIFTGMPLGPFGAMDYVGLDVVYDIEMSYYNNSKDEDDKPPQALKDMVDRGELGVKTGKGFYDWSNPPFFSPDFLDPKKK
- a CDS encoding SDR family NAD(P)-dependent oxidoreductase, encoding MRKASHFSHSASIVTGAASGIGRELARRLAILGARVYAVDIDEKGLLDTKERLGRDGVSMEIHRLDVTDGNAVRELFERIAGERGRIDYVFNNAGIAIVAETQDMTGDLWRRIVEVNLMGVIHGATTAYRMMVKQGFGHIINTASLAGLVPVSSETAYTTTKFGVVGLSLSLRGEGRVLGVKVSVVCPGFVRTEIMQRVEVVGATREKYMQQMPPMMDVEKAVDVILRGVRKNRGIIPVGLDAWSLWLGYRIWPGLMTPINNKIIRVLRNAKENASEDR
- a CDS encoding 3-hydroxyacyl-CoA dehydrogenase family protein; translation: MPTDAISNTTVVGAGFMGCQIASQAAVFGDTVRIFDVAQDVLANARNLVKFYVEGYFQESGGDPNDALLRIDFCDDIVRAVKDADLVIEAVTEDLAVKKKVFSLIDKHAPGHAVIATNSSSLPVSRIEDAISRKDKVVNIHFASPIPQRNYTEIMRGTKTTDETVNKVEAWSRSINCLPLIALKESMGFVVNRVWHAARKDALAAWAGGYVDYKDIDRGWMKLTGMPAGPFGAMDYIGIDVVLGIERAYYEEMGLAEDEQIKRLAEMVDRGELGMKSGRGFYTWPEPEFSRAEFLDPKVK
- a CDS encoding radical SAM protein, translating into MGRDLKAENLSVSVPNRGCDKNCPYCISRMTGYVKNDYSRMVRNTEKIKNVARAAEVTSVLFTGKGEPVLAWEELMALGREFAGWPLELQTNGIILAGDDGSMIASLYAAGFDVIAVSMDSDHQFSEYAPLFSRIVDAGMTLRITVNITDILTPRSFPELLAYCREHAVHQLTLRKIVVPENPGDEKTARWIEEHGTPNVYDDLMHQGIALAKNQGKLIRSLAHGVFVYDIDGVSFSYSDYCIQERNEGDNIRSLVFLEDGHLYTSWNSRASILF